The DNA region TTTTGAAGTGGTGTGTGAAGTGACGGGAGAACATGAGCTTACTCTTAAGAACAGAGAGCGAACCTCACCAAAAGCGGAGGACAGGTTTTCCATCCCTGAACATTTCGGATTGTTTATTATAACAATGCTTGGGCACGATGTACATTATAAAAGGGACAAGGAAGGGAAGAACTTCTTCAGCCTGAAAAAATCCCTCCCCTGAGAGGCATCAGCCTACTTCAGTAATCCTTCAATATCTTTTTCGTATTCCGATTTTGGTATCAATCCCACATGTGTCTTCACAATGTTCCCTTCACGGTCAATAACAAAACTTGTAGGTATCGACTCGATATTTCCGAACAGTCCCACTGTTTTTTCGTCACCGTAAACCACCGGATAGTTGATTTTATATTTGGAAACAAACGGCTCCACATCCTTGATGGTTCTTTTGTCATCAAGACTTATCCCGATAATCACGAGGTCTTTTCCATATTTTTCCTGCAATTCGACAAGGTCGGGAATTCCCTTTCTGCAGGGGGGGCACCAGGTAGCCCAAAAATCTATGATCACTATCTTTCCCTTGTAATCGGAAAGTTTAATCATCTTTCCGTCGGTCGCCTTTAACTCGAAATCGGGTGCCTTGTCGTACACTTTAAATCCGAATGAGAATAAAACCGCAACGAATGCCGTCAAAAATATAAAACTGGATTTGCGCGTCATTTTTACTCCATTAATTTGGTTGAAATAAAAACCATGATAAAAATTAAATTTGAATGGTCAAATTCATAAATTTAGTCCCTAAAGTTACCTCTATGAAAGTATTTTCAACTTATCACCTTCCCGGCAATCTCGAAGAAAAGTTTCAGAGCCACAATATTCAATACACTGAAAATCCGTTTAACCGCTCTTTAACCAGAGATGAAATAATTCAGATGGCAAAAGACTGCGACGGACTCATCTCCCTTCTTAGTGATAACATAGGCAAAGAGGTCATCGGTTCCTTGACCCGCTGCAAAATTATTGCGAACTATGCGGTTGGATTCAACAACATCGATCTGGATTCAGCCAAAGCAAACGGCATTGTGGTAACAAATACCCCGGGTATCCTTACTGATGCCACAGCGGAAATCACTTTCGCCCTCATTCTGGCTGCTGCGAGGAATCTCAGGGAGGGTGAGTTGATGGTAAGGGAAAACCGCTTTACAGGTTGGAAACCGGAATTGCTGACAGGTCCCGGTCTTACAGGGAAAACCTTGGGAGTGGTCGGAGCCGGAAGAATAGCACAGGCTGTTGCCCGGATTGCGGTTGCGTTCAAAATGAAGGTGATTTATTATTCCCGGAGCAGGAAACCTGAAATGCCCGGAGAATTCTCAGATTTGGAAAACCTGATGCGGACTTCCGATTTCATCTCCCTCCACATCCCGCTTAATCCTGAAACCAGGGGATTAATTTCCGCCCCGATGCTCGACCTGATGAAGAAGGATGCAGTTTTCATTAATACATCCAGAGGTGAAATAGTGAATGAAAAACATCTTATTGGAATTTTGAAGAATAATAATATATATGCAGCTGGATTTGATGTTTACACAAATGAACCCGCGATTGACCCCGAACTCCTCTCTCTGGACAACGCAGTACTCCTCCCGCACCTCGGAAGTGCCACATTTGAGACCAGAAAAGCGATGGCGCACCTCGCTGCAGACAACATTATAGCTGTTCTTACAGGTGACAAGCCTCTCTCTCCCGTTGGCTCATGATATGATTTATAATACAAAGTTTTACCATTGAAGGATATTTTACTCCCTTCCCTCAAATATTTTTTGGAAGCAATTTAATTTATTAGTATTTTGCCGTTGATAAAGTTGATATGTTTTGATTATTTTCAATTCATATTTAATATCAATTTTTAACCGAACTATTTAAATGATGCCATGATGAGATATTCAATTACTTCCGGTGATGAAAACCAGGAATTCAGACTTCTTTCTACACCACTTTTTTGCGGAATCAACCCTTTAACCCCTGATGAATCAATTTTCCCTGTGGAGATTGACGCGTCACTGTTTCCAAAAAATTCACAAAGACTCTTTGAACTTGCCGGGGCGAAAGAGTACACGGACATACTGAATATTCACTATGTTTCCCTGTTAAGAGACCGCAGAGTCAGAAAGGTGACCATCGACCAGACCCGTCACCTGATTGCCGAACTTTTTTACGGTGAACCGGGAAGGTTTCTGAAGGAAATTGATAAGAGAAGTGCTCTCAAACTGAAGGAGACATTCCCTGAAAAAATATTTCTCGATGGTCATGAAATGGAAATTACTCCCGTCTTAAGAGAAATTCTTGATCATCCGGCAAAAAGATACCTTCTTAAATTCAGCACAAAAAATAAAAAGTATATTTCAAGCAATCTCTGGATCAAAAAAGTCTACCACATCCACAACCTGCTCGCTTTCTATCCCGATGAGTACCTTAAAAGTGTAACAGTACCAAAAGAGAGCCTGACTGATATGATTCGATCTTTCATGTCGATTATCTCGAGTCAGACCACGGATGTCTACTCTGCAAAGACTTCCCACAAAGATGTCATCGCTGAAGCAGCTCTTATTCTGCAGGCTCTTCACGATATCCAGGATGAGAGGACGAAGGATTTTATTCATCTCCGTTTTGGGCAGGGGCTGGATATGAAGGTTATTGGTAAAAAACACGGTATCTCGTCAGAAAGAGTAAGGCAGAAACTTGTCGCTTTCATCGATGATGCCCGCCACGACATTTCTCCTCTCGAAAGAAAGCTGCAGGCGCACATACTGAACCAACTGGTCAGGCAACCCGAAGTGCTCCAACCTGATTTTTTTCATAATGATATAATGGAGGTGGACACCTTCGTCAGAATGTTGAATACCATCTACCCGAGTATTCCATCATATTGTAACAAGTTTTTTGTTTCTCAAAATATTTATCGCGAAGAAAATCCGCTCTACGGCCACTATCTGAGACTCCGTGAATATTTCAAGGAAAAAGATGGCGTCACCATGGAACAATTCATGGAAGACTTCTCTGATGTAAAGGGCTGGGAGAAACTTAATATTTTTAGAATCCTCCTGGCGATAAAATATTTTAAAATTATCCGCAAAAACAACACATGTATCCTTAGAGGGAGATTGAGCCTGCCCGAAATGGCTGAACACACACTTCAGGGAAGGGATGAGGCTATGAAAATAAAAGACCTCATCGCTCTCATCAAAGATTTGTATGGCAGAGAATACCACGATCTGAAGGTCTCCCTGTGTCACATAAGAATGAACCCCAGTGTCCTGCAGCTCGACCGGGATACTTTCGGCGTCGAAAAACATCTTTCCTATCAGGGTGATGAGTCGCTTGCGATCCAAAAACTTGTTGCAGATTTTCTCGAAGAACAGAAGAAAATTGTTGATGCCTCCGTTCTTTTTAAGCTCGCTAAAAAACAGTTTCCCCGCATCAGATCTAAATATGAACTGGTGCAAATTCTCAGGAGAGGGAAGGATATTGTCGATCTGGGATTCTTCTGCTTTATTCACAGTTCTGTAAAGATGGACCAAAGAAAGATTGTGAATGAGTATCTTGTCGAAGTATTGAGTAAAAACAACTTTGTAATGCATGGAAAAGAACTTCTGGCTGAGATCAATAAAAAAAGGGTTGTCAGCGTTACAGGATTCTCCAGTAAACTTCAGCATGTCGATTTTATCGATTCCTACGGTGGAAACTTTTACGGCTTGAAAGACCACAGGGAAGAGAATAAAAAAACCATCGCCAAAGACCCCCTGTTCATCAGCAACTTCCTCTTCCAGTCGGCATATCCCGATATGAGATTATCGAAGGTACCTGACCTCTTTAAAGAATTCGATGTCGAAACCATTACTAATACAATCCTGACGAGTGATCTTTTTATCCTGTTCGATCATCCTGATTTACAGGACAAACTGATCCTTTCCAAAAGCTGGAAAAGGAATAAACTGTTCTATATCAT from Bacteroidota bacterium includes:
- a CDS encoding TlpA family protein disulfide reductase, with product MTRKSSFIFLTAFVAVLFSFGFKVYDKAPDFELKATDGKMIKLSDYKGKIVIIDFWATWCPPCRKGIPDLVELQEKYGKDLVIIGISLDDKRTIKDVEPFVSKYKINYPVVYGDEKTVGLFGNIESIPTSFVIDREGNIVKTHVGLIPKSEYEKDIEGLLK
- a CDS encoding D-glycerate dehydrogenase yields the protein MKVFSTYHLPGNLEEKFQSHNIQYTENPFNRSLTRDEIIQMAKDCDGLISLLSDNIGKEVIGSLTRCKIIANYAVGFNNIDLDSAKANGIVVTNTPGILTDATAEITFALILAAARNLREGELMVRENRFTGWKPELLTGPGLTGKTLGVVGAGRIAQAVARIAVAFKMKVIYYSRSRKPEMPGEFSDLENLMRTSDFISLHIPLNPETRGLISAPMLDLMKKDAVFINTSRGEIVNEKHLIGILKNNNIYAAGFDVYTNEPAIDPELLSLDNAVLLPHLGSATFETRKAMAHLAADNIIAVLTGDKPLSPVGS